One genomic segment of Hydrocarboniclastica marina includes these proteins:
- a CDS encoding CinA family protein translates to MVEPTDLALAEVLGELGDSLAERGLKVATAESCTGGWVAKVLTDRPGSSVYMDCGIVTYSNAAKVGLLGVSENVLDRFGAVSEPVAREMALGALAVSQADLSVAITGVAGPGGGTEEKPVGTVWFAWGRRGDQPEAASAHFEGDRDSIRRQAVLFALKGLQGLLR, encoded by the coding sequence ATGGTAGAGCCTACCGATCTGGCTTTGGCGGAGGTGCTGGGCGAGTTGGGCGACAGCCTGGCCGAACGCGGGCTGAAAGTGGCGACCGCGGAGTCATGCACGGGCGGCTGGGTGGCCAAAGTTCTGACTGATCGCCCTGGCAGTTCGGTTTATATGGATTGTGGCATCGTCACTTATTCCAACGCAGCAAAGGTGGGTCTGCTGGGGGTGTCGGAGAATGTGCTGGACCGTTTCGGTGCTGTCAGCGAGCCCGTAGCGCGGGAGATGGCGTTGGGCGCGCTCGCCGTGTCCCAGGCGGATCTCTCGGTCGCGATAACCGGTGTGGCTGGGCCGGGCGGTGGTACGGAGGAAAAACCGGTCGGTACCGTATGGTTTGCCTGGGGCCGTCGTGGCGACCAGCCCGAGGCCGCCAGCGCGCATTTTGAAGGTGATCGGGACAGTATTCGCCGCCAGGCTGTACTTTTTGCCCTGAAAGGCCTGCAGGGGCTGTTGCGCTGA
- a CDS encoding isovaleryl-CoA dehydrogenase translates to MSARSATPYSDFSFGLGETVDMLREQVNAFAASEIAPRAAEIDQDNLFPADLWRKMGDIGLLGITVDETYGGSAMGYLAHTVAMEEISRASASVGLSYGAHSNLCVNQIHNNGTEAQKQQYLPRLVSGEHIGALAMSEPNAGSDVVSLKLAARDAGDHYVLNGNKMWITNGPDADVYVIYARTDAQAGSKGITAFIVERGFEGFSQGPKLDKLGMRGSNTCELIFQDCRVPKENILGELNRGAKVLMSGLDYERLVLSGGPLGIMQAAMDVAVPYIRERRQFGQAIGEFELVQGKVADMYTRMNASKAYVYMVAQAADRGDSTRKDAAGAILYSAEMATQIALDAIQLLGGNGYINDYPTGRLLRDAKLYEIGAGTSEIRRMLIGRELFLNN, encoded by the coding sequence ATGAGCGCCCGATCCGCCACACCCTATTCTGACTTCAGCTTCGGCCTTGGCGAGACGGTCGACATGCTCCGGGAGCAGGTCAACGCCTTTGCTGCGAGTGAAATTGCGCCGCGCGCGGCCGAAATAGACCAGGATAACCTCTTCCCGGCAGACCTCTGGCGCAAGATGGGAGACATCGGTTTGCTGGGGATTACCGTAGACGAAACATACGGCGGCTCTGCCATGGGTTATCTGGCGCACACCGTAGCCATGGAAGAGATCAGCCGCGCTTCGGCTTCGGTCGGGCTGTCATATGGCGCCCACTCCAATCTCTGCGTAAACCAGATACATAACAACGGCACCGAAGCGCAGAAGCAGCAATACCTGCCGCGGCTGGTGAGCGGCGAGCACATCGGCGCCCTGGCCATGTCCGAACCCAACGCCGGCTCCGATGTGGTTTCCCTCAAACTCGCCGCCCGGGACGCCGGCGACCACTATGTACTCAACGGCAACAAGATGTGGATCACCAATGGTCCCGATGCCGATGTGTACGTCATCTATGCCCGCACCGACGCCCAGGCGGGTTCAAAGGGCATCACCGCGTTTATCGTCGAACGCGGATTCGAAGGCTTTAGCCAGGGACCGAAACTCGACAAGCTGGGCATGCGTGGCTCCAATACCTGCGAGCTGATCTTTCAGGACTGCAGGGTGCCGAAGGAGAACATCCTCGGCGAACTCAACCGGGGCGCGAAAGTGCTCATGAGCGGGCTGGACTACGAGCGTCTCGTGCTGTCCGGCGGCCCGCTGGGCATCATGCAGGCGGCCATGGACGTGGCCGTGCCCTACATTCGCGAACGCAGACAGTTCGGCCAGGCCATCGGCGAGTTCGAGCTGGTGCAGGGCAAGGTGGCCGACATGTACACCCGCATGAATGCGTCCAAGGCCTACGTCTACATGGTCGCCCAGGCGGCGGATCGCGGCGATTCGACGCGCAAGGACGCTGCCGGGGCCATTCTCTACTCAGCGGAGATGGCGACCCAGATAGCCCTGGATGCGATACAACTGCTCGGCGGCAACGGTTATATCAACGATTACCCCACTGGCCGCCTGTTGCGCGACGCAAAACTCTACGAGATCGGTGCTGGCACTTCCGAGATACGCCGGATGCTGATAGGCCGGGAACTGTTCCTCAACAATTAG
- a CDS encoding enoyl-CoA hydratase-related protein has translation MRDISEDTGGSVLLRRRAAGVAELVLNRAEKSNAFDDSIIQALIARIAEADQDPTVKVVILRSEGKHFSAGADLAWMQRMAANSHTENLEDARQLGRLLENLNTLRKPTIALVQGAAYGGAVGLAAACDIVIASTQARFCLSEVKLGLIPAVISPYVVRAIGERQCRRYFITAEVFSAEDAMNFGLVHLIADSNEAMEARCDELLRQMRGNGPIAMQAAKSLIMAVSHKPLDGTMIEDTARRIADIRVSDEGQEGLGAFLHKRQPSWISENDHDVQ, from the coding sequence ATGCGGGATATTTCAGAAGACACCGGCGGATCCGTGCTGCTTCGTCGCCGCGCGGCTGGCGTCGCGGAGCTGGTGCTGAACCGCGCAGAGAAAAGCAACGCCTTCGACGACAGCATCATCCAGGCGCTCATTGCGCGGATCGCCGAGGCCGACCAAGATCCCACTGTCAAGGTGGTCATCCTCCGTTCTGAAGGCAAGCATTTCTCGGCCGGAGCAGACCTGGCCTGGATGCAGAGAATGGCCGCGAACAGCCATACGGAAAACCTGGAGGACGCGCGTCAGCTCGGGCGCCTGCTGGAAAACCTCAATACCCTCAGAAAGCCGACTATTGCCCTGGTTCAGGGCGCCGCCTACGGGGGCGCTGTCGGTCTGGCCGCCGCTTGCGATATCGTCATTGCCTCCACCCAGGCAAGGTTCTGCCTCAGTGAGGTCAAGCTGGGGCTGATCCCCGCCGTTATCAGCCCCTACGTGGTCAGGGCTATAGGCGAGCGCCAGTGCCGCCGCTACTTCATTACCGCAGAGGTTTTCTCTGCCGAAGACGCGATGAATTTCGGTCTGGTGCACCTGATAGCGGATTCGAATGAGGCCATGGAAGCCCGCTGCGATGAATTACTCAGGCAGATGCGCGGCAACGGCCCCATTGCCATGCAGGCGGCCAAGTCACTGATCATGGCGGTCAGTCACAAACCCCTCGACGGCACAATGATCGAAGACACTGCTCGCCGCATTGCCGATATCCGGGTCAGCGACGAGGGCCAGGAAGGGCTGGGGGCGTTCCTCCATAAACGTCAGCCGAGCTGGATTTCGGAGAACGATCACGATGTTCAGTAA
- a CDS encoding acetoacetate--CoA ligase, producing METEQQSPVVWTPSAETLRNSHMGRYLDWLNQKGFGPFTVGDYHGLHDWSIRELDAFWQSIWDFCELRCSVPAERVLSGTMMPGAKWFPGMRLNFAENLMRSAETPDADREAVVAVCETRGVLRRSYSQLRADVGALEAFLHTRGIQTGDRVAGVVTNGYEALVGMLAATSMGAIWSSASPDFGVGAILDRFGQIEPAALIIVNGYGYGGKVFPRQQAFAELVAGLPSLRCVVSIAQLPDQPAIPGPLVTSWEDALASGDGAAPSFIQLPPDHPVYILYSSGTTGKPKCIVHGAIGLLVNHAKELMLHGDIGSGDRLLYFTTCGWMMWNWQASALLAGATLVTVDGSPGYPDIGTLWRTVAAEKVTHFGTSARFIAGCRKAELAPRKELDLEALRVVFSTGSPLLPEDYDWFYTYAAPDVLLGSISGGTDIAACFVGCTPLLPVRRGEIQCRFLGVDAVAFDEQGRALTSGRGELVCRQPLPSMPISFWDDPGGERYRSAYFDTFAGVWAHGDYVRFTKHGGAIIYGRSDATLNPGGVRIGTAEIYRQVETEAEVRDSLVVGRQIAGDVEIVLLVVLAEAQHIDPELEQRLKKRIREGASPRHVPRHIIAVPDIPYTRSGKKVELAVARLLNGAARADNRDAMANPEALDSIRSALATEGLLPEDA from the coding sequence ATGGAAACAGAACAACAATCACCTGTGGTCTGGACCCCTTCGGCCGAAACGCTACGTAACAGCCACATGGGCCGCTATCTCGATTGGCTCAACCAGAAGGGTTTCGGTCCTTTCACAGTCGGGGATTATCACGGACTGCACGACTGGTCCATTCGAGAATTGGACGCTTTCTGGCAATCGATCTGGGACTTTTGCGAGTTGCGGTGCAGTGTTCCGGCTGAGCGGGTATTGAGTGGAACCATGATGCCGGGCGCGAAATGGTTTCCCGGCATGCGACTGAACTTCGCCGAGAACCTGATGCGTTCGGCTGAGACGCCGGATGCTGACCGCGAGGCTGTGGTAGCGGTCTGCGAAACCCGAGGCGTCTTGCGCCGGAGCTACAGCCAGCTGCGTGCGGACGTGGGTGCCCTGGAAGCCTTCCTGCATACGCGCGGCATTCAGACCGGTGACCGCGTTGCGGGGGTCGTGACCAATGGCTACGAAGCACTGGTGGGTATGCTGGCCGCGACCAGCATGGGCGCAATCTGGAGCTCCGCCTCGCCGGACTTCGGTGTGGGTGCCATCCTCGACCGTTTTGGCCAGATTGAGCCTGCGGCTCTGATCATTGTGAACGGCTACGGTTATGGTGGGAAAGTCTTCCCGCGGCAGCAGGCGTTTGCAGAGCTTGTCGCTGGGTTGCCCAGTCTGCGTTGCGTTGTCAGCATCGCCCAACTGCCGGACCAGCCAGCAATACCCGGGCCTCTGGTTACCTCATGGGAGGATGCCCTGGCGTCAGGCGACGGTGCCGCTCCCTCGTTTATACAACTGCCACCGGACCACCCGGTCTACATCCTCTATTCCTCAGGAACGACCGGCAAGCCCAAGTGCATCGTCCACGGTGCGATTGGCTTGCTGGTAAACCACGCCAAAGAGCTGATGCTGCACGGTGACATCGGCAGCGGCGACCGATTGCTCTACTTCACGACCTGCGGCTGGATGATGTGGAACTGGCAGGCCTCTGCTCTGCTAGCCGGCGCAACCCTTGTGACCGTGGACGGCTCGCCGGGGTATCCGGACATTGGGACGCTATGGCGCACGGTCGCAGCAGAGAAAGTGACTCATTTCGGGACCAGTGCGCGCTTCATCGCTGGCTGCCGCAAGGCGGAACTGGCACCCAGGAAGGAGCTGGATCTGGAAGCTTTGCGGGTCGTATTCTCCACGGGGTCGCCGCTCTTGCCCGAAGACTACGACTGGTTCTACACCTATGCCGCCCCTGATGTGCTGCTTGGGTCTATCTCCGGCGGCACTGATATTGCGGCCTGCTTCGTCGGTTGCACGCCACTGCTGCCGGTGCGCCGGGGAGAGATCCAATGTCGCTTTCTCGGTGTGGATGCCGTTGCCTTCGACGAGCAGGGCAGGGCACTGACTTCAGGCCGCGGGGAGCTGGTCTGCCGCCAGCCGCTGCCCTCGATGCCGATCAGTTTCTGGGATGACCCTGGCGGCGAGCGCTACCGCTCAGCCTACTTTGATACGTTCGCGGGGGTCTGGGCCCACGGTGATTATGTCCGCTTTACCAAGCACGGCGGCGCCATAATCTACGGTCGCTCAGACGCGACGCTCAATCCGGGTGGCGTACGCATAGGTACCGCGGAGATCTACCGTCAGGTCGAAACCGAAGCGGAAGTCAGGGATAGCCTGGTAGTGGGACGTCAGATAGCGGGGGATGTGGAAATTGTCCTGTTGGTGGTCCTCGCAGAAGCACAGCACATTGATCCTGAACTGGAGCAACGGCTTAAAAAACGCATTCGCGAAGGTGCCAGCCCGCGGCACGTACCCAGGCATATTATCGCCGTGCCCGACATTCCTTATACCCGTAGCGGCAAAAAGGTCGAACTCGCCGTGGCTCGCCTGCTCAATGGCGCGGCCCGTGCCGACAACCGGGACGCCATGGCAAACCCGGAAGCGCTGGACAGCATCAGGTCAGCCCTGGCAACGGAAGGACTTCTGCCCGAAGACGCCTGA
- a CDS encoding acetyl/propionyl/methylcrotonyl-CoA carboxylase subunit alpha: MFSKILIANRGEIACRIIQTAHQLGIRCVAVYSEADSNARHVAMADEAFLIGPASSGESYLRVDRIIEVSLASGAQAIHPGYGFLSENTAFAEACQDNGLVFIGPPASAIAAMGSKSAAKAIMESAGVPLVPGYHGGDQSPERLRAEAERCGFPLLLKAVAGGGGKGMRVVSDATEFDEALAAAKREAQSAFGNTDMLIERYLRHPRHIEIQVFCDQHGNAVYLAERDCSAQRRHQKVVEEAPAPGLSEATRRAMGEAAVKAAQAIDYVGAGTVEFLYDRDGAFFFMEMNTRLQVEHPVTEMITGQDLVEWQLRGATGEPLPLSQDQIRIRGHAVEARIYAEDPENGFLPATGTLRYLRTPAENAHIRVDTGVVEGDQISIHYDPMIAKLIVWGETRAQAVNRMVQALEHYRIVGLKTNIRFLHALIDAQPFRDAALDTGFIESHAGLLFPQPRLALHHALVLAAGFILEQRRSREPANGRTGSPFGWHDSWRLNSDYARLLRLQVGDDIHELEIVVGKASPDRQVGGNYQVRIGDSHYPLNAQLQKDFLTATIAGHRIGLYGHLDDGTLVLFHEGETFTCSEYRDTFDTQAETTEGSLTAPMSGAIISLLVKTGDTVVGGQTLVILEAMKMEHVIRAPAAGVVSDVFFAEGDQVADGAEILAVAVEQKEPV, from the coding sequence ATGTTCAGTAAAATACTTATCGCCAATCGCGGCGAAATCGCCTGCCGCATCATCCAGACGGCGCACCAGCTGGGCATCCGTTGCGTCGCGGTCTATTCCGAAGCGGACAGCAACGCCCGGCACGTTGCCATGGCCGACGAAGCTTTTCTGATCGGTCCTGCCTCCAGCGGCGAGAGCTACCTGCGGGTCGACCGCATTATCGAGGTCAGCCTGGCCTCCGGCGCCCAGGCGATCCACCCAGGGTATGGTTTCCTGTCGGAAAACACAGCCTTCGCCGAAGCTTGCCAGGACAATGGCCTGGTCTTTATCGGGCCGCCCGCCAGCGCCATCGCAGCCATGGGCTCAAAGTCAGCGGCCAAGGCCATCATGGAAAGCGCCGGTGTGCCCCTCGTTCCCGGTTACCACGGCGGCGACCAATCCCCCGAGCGTCTGCGTGCCGAAGCCGAGCGCTGTGGCTTCCCCCTGCTACTGAAAGCGGTGGCCGGCGGTGGCGGCAAGGGCATGCGCGTGGTCAGTGACGCGACTGAGTTCGACGAAGCGCTGGCGGCGGCAAAACGTGAAGCCCAAAGTGCCTTTGGCAATACGGATATGTTGATCGAGCGCTACCTGCGCCACCCGCGCCATATCGAGATCCAGGTGTTCTGCGACCAGCATGGCAACGCGGTCTATCTCGCCGAGCGGGACTGTTCGGCCCAGCGCCGTCATCAGAAAGTCGTTGAGGAAGCGCCCGCCCCTGGCCTGAGCGAAGCGACCCGCCGCGCCATGGGCGAGGCTGCGGTCAAGGCGGCGCAGGCCATCGATTACGTTGGCGCCGGTACGGTAGAGTTCCTCTACGACCGCGACGGTGCGTTCTTCTTCATGGAGATGAATACCCGTCTGCAGGTGGAGCACCCGGTAACAGAAATGATCACCGGGCAGGACCTCGTCGAATGGCAACTGCGGGGCGCAACCGGCGAGCCCCTGCCCCTCAGCCAGGATCAGATACGCATACGCGGCCATGCCGTCGAAGCCAGGATCTACGCCGAAGACCCGGAGAATGGCTTCCTTCCGGCAACCGGCACCCTCCGCTACCTGCGTACGCCGGCCGAAAACGCCCACATCCGGGTCGATACCGGGGTGGTGGAAGGGGATCAGATCAGCATCCACTACGACCCCATGATCGCCAAGCTGATCGTCTGGGGCGAAACCCGCGCGCAAGCCGTCAACAGGATGGTCCAGGCGCTGGAGCACTACCGCATCGTGGGGCTGAAAACCAATATCCGCTTCCTCCACGCGCTGATAGACGCCCAGCCTTTTCGGGATGCAGCGCTGGATACCGGGTTTATTGAAAGCCACGCTGGCCTGCTTTTTCCGCAGCCCCGGCTCGCCCTGCACCATGCGTTAGTGCTGGCCGCAGGTTTTATCCTGGAGCAGCGTCGCAGCCGCGAGCCGGCGAATGGGCGTACCGGTTCGCCCTTCGGCTGGCATGACAGCTGGCGCTTGAATTCAGATTACGCCCGGCTATTGCGACTGCAGGTAGGCGACGACATCCATGAACTGGAAATCGTTGTGGGTAAAGCCAGCCCGGACAGGCAGGTGGGCGGAAACTACCAGGTGCGCATTGGCGATAGTCATTACCCGCTCAACGCCCAGCTTCAGAAAGATTTTCTGACCGCGACAATCGCGGGCCATCGCATTGGCCTGTACGGCCATCTGGATGACGGAACCTTGGTGCTTTTCCATGAAGGCGAGACTTTTACCTGCAGCGAATACCGGGATACCTTCGACACCCAAGCCGAGACGACTGAAGGTAGCCTGACGGCGCCCATGAGCGGTGCGATCATCTCGCTGCTGGTGAAAACCGGCGACACGGTAGTTGGGGGGCAGACCCTGGTCATCCTGGAAGCCATGAAGATGGAACACGTCATCAGGGCGCCTGCGGCGGGAGTGGTCAGCGATGTGTTCTTTGCCGAAGGGGATCAGGTCGCCGACGGCGCGGAAATCCTGGCTGTAGCCGTCGAACAGAAGGAGCCCGTCTGA
- the recA gene encoding recombinase RecA, with protein sequence MDDNRKKALSAALTQIERQFGKGSVMKMGDQPREAMPAISTGSLGLDIALGIGGLPLGRVVEIYGPESSGKTTLTLQVIAEAQKKGKTCAFIDAEHALDPIYAEKLGVNIDDLLVSQPDTGEQALEICDMLVRSNAVDVIIVDSVAALTPKAEIEGEMGDSHVGLQARLMSQALRKLTGSVKSANCMLVFINQIRMKIGVMFGNPETTTGGNALKFYCSVRLDIRRTGAVKDGDEVIGNETRVKVVKNKVAPPFKQAEFQIMYGKGIYHTAEIIDLGVKEGFVDKSGAWYAYNGDKIGQGKANAAKFMEEHPEIANEIEAKIRDKMMPKPAAKKEEVPADTADEELI encoded by the coding sequence ATGGACGACAACAGAAAGAAGGCACTCAGCGCGGCGCTTACCCAGATCGAGCGCCAGTTCGGCAAGGGCTCGGTCATGAAAATGGGTGACCAACCCCGAGAAGCCATGCCTGCTATTTCTACCGGGTCACTTGGGCTGGATATCGCCTTGGGTATTGGTGGCTTGCCCCTGGGTCGCGTGGTGGAAATATACGGGCCGGAAAGCTCCGGTAAGACGACTCTGACACTGCAGGTCATAGCCGAGGCTCAGAAGAAAGGAAAAACCTGTGCGTTCATTGATGCCGAGCACGCGCTAGACCCGATCTATGCCGAAAAGCTCGGCGTCAACATTGATGACCTACTGGTCTCCCAGCCGGACACCGGCGAACAGGCTCTGGAAATCTGCGATATGCTGGTCCGCTCCAACGCGGTTGATGTCATCATCGTCGATTCCGTGGCCGCGCTGACTCCCAAGGCTGAAATCGAAGGCGAGATGGGCGATTCCCATGTAGGCCTGCAAGCGCGACTGATGTCCCAGGCACTGCGCAAGCTGACCGGGAGCGTCAAGAGCGCCAACTGCATGCTGGTCTTCATCAACCAGATCCGTATGAAAATCGGCGTCATGTTCGGCAATCCCGAGACCACGACCGGCGGCAACGCGCTGAAGTTCTACTGCTCCGTACGTCTGGATATCCGCCGCACGGGTGCGGTAAAGGATGGCGATGAAGTTATCGGTAACGAGACCCGGGTCAAGGTGGTCAAGAACAAGGTGGCGCCGCCGTTCAAGCAGGCAGAGTTCCAGATCATGTACGGCAAGGGTATTTATCATACCGCTGAAATCATCGATCTGGGTGTGAAGGAAGGTTTCGTAGACAAGTCGGGTGCCTGGTACGCCTACAATGGCGACAAGATCGGGCAGGGCAAAGCCAATGCAGCCAAGTTTATGGAAGAGCATCCTGAGATCGCCAACGAGATCGAAGCCAAGATACGCGATAAAATGATGCCCAAGCCGGCTGCGAAGAAAGAAGAAGTGCCCGCCGATACGGCGGACGAAGAACTGATCTGA
- a CDS encoding Spy/CpxP family protein refolding chaperone, whose protein sequence is MNTFTKWIATGLLTLPLIATAGPHGNSMEGHMDKRLDRMKSHLELTDEQVQELRGVFDEHHEKMQSLHESMQEDMREILNPEQQEKFAEMHKERVEMMKEKGHMGHDRNDRDKKGEHGKNHH, encoded by the coding sequence ATGAACACTTTCACCAAATGGATCGCCACTGGCCTGCTGACCCTGCCCCTCATCGCAACTGCCGGGCCACACGGCAACTCCATGGAAGGTCACATGGACAAGCGGCTCGATCGTATGAAGAGCCACCTCGAGCTGACGGACGAACAGGTGCAGGAACTTCGCGGTGTCTTTGATGAGCATCATGAAAAAATGCAGTCACTGCATGAGTCCATGCAGGAAGATATGAGGGAGATTCTGAACCCCGAGCAGCAGGAAAAGTTTGCAGAGATGCACAAGGAGCGGGTCGAGATGATGAAAGAAAAAGGTCATATGGGCCACGACAGGAACGACCGCGATAAAAAAGGCGAGCACGGCAAGAATCACCACTAA
- a CDS encoding hydroxymethylglutaryl-CoA lyase encodes MACADATAEQLPDSFPGKVRLVEMSPRDGLQNEPGRIIATAVKVELINRLADCGLNHIEAASFVSPRWVPQMADAAEVMAGIGRVPGVRYAALTPNLKGFEQALAAGVDEVAVFGAASEAFSQKNINCSIAESLKRFMPVVEAARAQGIPVRGYVSTVLGCPYQGDVSPQQVASVARELYAMGCYEISLGDTIGVGTPLQAKRMLEAVAREVPVARLAAHFHDTYGQALANLYAVLEEGIAVIDASVAGLGGCPYARGASGNVAMEDVLYMLNGLGIDTGVSLDKLIKTGFWITGQLGRQNGSKVAQACGPAQPLLGPS; translated from the coding sequence ATGGCTTGCGCCGACGCGACTGCGGAGCAGTTGCCCGATAGCTTCCCGGGAAAAGTACGTCTGGTCGAAATGAGCCCCCGGGACGGCTTGCAGAATGAACCGGGCCGCATCATCGCCACGGCCGTCAAAGTCGAACTGATCAATCGCCTGGCTGACTGCGGCCTGAATCACATCGAAGCGGCCAGCTTCGTCTCCCCTCGCTGGGTGCCGCAGATGGCGGATGCGGCCGAGGTTATGGCTGGCATCGGGCGCGTGCCTGGGGTGAGGTACGCAGCGCTGACGCCGAACCTGAAAGGGTTTGAGCAAGCCCTGGCGGCTGGCGTCGATGAGGTGGCCGTATTTGGCGCGGCGTCGGAGGCCTTCAGCCAGAAAAACATCAACTGTTCCATAGCCGAAAGCCTGAAACGTTTCATGCCAGTAGTGGAGGCCGCCCGCGCCCAAGGCATCCCCGTGCGCGGCTATGTTTCTACGGTGCTGGGATGCCCCTACCAGGGCGATGTCTCTCCGCAACAGGTGGCGAGCGTGGCACGAGAACTGTATGCCATGGGCTGCTACGAAATCTCCCTCGGCGATACCATTGGCGTCGGCACCCCGCTGCAGGCCAAACGGATGCTCGAAGCGGTTGCCCGGGAGGTGCCGGTTGCGCGACTCGCCGCGCATTTCCACGATACCTACGGGCAGGCCCTGGCGAACCTCTATGCGGTCCTCGAGGAAGGCATCGCGGTGATCGACGCGTCGGTGGCCGGCCTGGGCGGTTGCCCTTATGCCCGCGGCGCCTCCGGTAATGTCGCCATGGAGGACGTGCTCTATATGCTGAACGGCCTGGGCATCGACACCGGCGTCAGCCTCGATAAACTGATCAAAACGGGCTTCTGGATAACCGGCCAACTGGGTCGCCAGAACGGCTCCAAAGTGGCGCAAGCCTGCGGTCCGGCTCAGCCCCTCCTGGGCCCATCCTGA
- a CDS encoding carboxyl transferase domain-containing protein, whose amino-acid sequence MPLLQSKINTQAEDYQSKQAAMTTAVADLREKVSRIQEGGGPEYQARHRARGKLLARERINRLLDEGTPFLELSQLAAYQTYDEEVPAAGIITGVGRVCGIECVIIANDATVKGGSYYPLTVKKHLRAQEIAEQNHLPCIYLVDSGGANLPRQDEVFPDKDDFGRIFFNQAQMSAKGIPQIAVVMGLCTAGGAYVPAMADESIIVRNQGAIFLAGPPLVKAATGEVVSAEDLGGADVHCRTSGVADHYAENDAHALEIARRCVGHLNRAGQPKLETRPAPDTATIAPPRHSPEEIYGIVGTDLKKQFDVREVIARVVDDSGFDEFKPLYGTTLVTGFAHVHGYPVGIIANNGILFSESALKGAHFIELCCQRQIPLLFLQNINGFMVGQKHEAEGIAKHGAKMVMAVACATVPKITVLIGGSFGAGNYGMCGRAYNPDFLWMWPNARISVMGGEQAAGVLATVRREGLERKGQNWSEEDEAQFRQPIIDTYEQQGHPYYASARLWDDGVIDPAQTRDVVALSLAATINRPVVPTRFGVFRM is encoded by the coding sequence ATGCCCCTACTGCAGAGCAAGATAAATACCCAGGCTGAGGACTATCAGAGCAAGCAGGCCGCCATGACGACGGCAGTCGCCGACCTGCGCGAAAAGGTCTCCCGCATCCAGGAGGGTGGCGGTCCCGAGTACCAGGCGCGTCACCGTGCCCGGGGCAAGCTGCTCGCCCGGGAGCGCATCAACCGGCTTCTCGACGAGGGCACGCCCTTTCTTGAGCTGTCACAGCTCGCGGCCTACCAGACCTACGACGAAGAGGTTCCTGCGGCCGGCATCATTACCGGCGTCGGCCGGGTGTGCGGCATTGAGTGCGTGATCATCGCCAACGATGCCACGGTTAAAGGTGGCAGCTATTATCCCCTGACCGTAAAAAAGCACCTTCGCGCCCAGGAGATCGCCGAACAGAACCACCTGCCCTGCATCTACCTTGTGGATTCTGGCGGGGCCAATCTGCCAAGACAGGATGAGGTGTTTCCGGACAAGGATGATTTCGGGCGAATCTTCTTTAACCAGGCCCAGATGTCGGCCAAGGGTATCCCCCAGATCGCCGTCGTCATGGGCCTGTGTACGGCCGGGGGTGCCTATGTGCCGGCCATGGCCGACGAGTCCATCATCGTGCGCAACCAGGGCGCGATCTTCCTCGCCGGCCCGCCCCTGGTAAAAGCCGCAACGGGAGAAGTGGTCAGTGCTGAAGACCTGGGCGGGGCTGATGTCCACTGCCGGACATCGGGGGTTGCAGACCATTATGCCGAGAATGACGCCCACGCCCTCGAGATTGCCCGACGCTGTGTCGGGCACCTCAACCGAGCCGGACAGCCCAAGCTGGAAACGCGCCCAGCCCCTGATACAGCCACCATAGCGCCACCGCGCCACAGCCCCGAGGAGATCTACGGCATCGTTGGCACCGACCTGAAAAAGCAGTTCGACGTGCGCGAAGTTATCGCTCGTGTCGTAGACGATTCCGGGTTCGACGAGTTCAAGCCCCTCTACGGCACGACCCTCGTCACCGGCTTTGCGCATGTGCACGGGTACCCGGTCGGTATCATCGCCAATAACGGCATCCTCTTCAGTGAATCTGCCCTCAAGGGTGCGCACTTCATTGAGCTGTGCTGCCAGCGACAGATTCCGCTGCTATTCCTGCAGAACATCAACGGCTTCATGGTCGGCCAGAAGCACGAGGCCGAGGGCATCGCCAAGCACGGCGCCAAAATGGTCATGGCTGTGGCCTGCGCTACGGTGCCCAAGATCACCGTGCTGATCGGCGGCAGTTTTGGCGCCGGCAATTACGGCATGTGCGGCCGCGCGTACAACCCGGACTTCCTCTGGATGTGGCCGAACGCGCGTATTTCTGTCATGGGTGGCGAACAGGCGGCGGGCGTCCTTGCGACAGTCAGGCGCGAGGGCCTGGAGCGCAAGGGCCAGAACTGGTCGGAGGAAGACGAGGCACAGTTCCGCCAGCCGATCATCGACACCTACGAGCAGCAGGGTCATCCCTACTACGCCAGCGCGCGGCTCTGGGATGACGGCGTCATCGACCCGGCCCAGACCCGGGATGTGGTTGCCCTGAGCCTTGCGGCAACCATCAACCGCCCGGTCGTGCCCACACGCTTCGGCGTCTTCAGAATGTAG